The Crocosphaera sp. UHCC 0190 DNA segment ATGCCTAATTTAGAAGCAATTTTTCCCATTGGTAGTCACTTAGTGGAAATTGCTCAACAACAACAGGGTTATAGCCGCTTAAGTAACCGTTCGATTGGACTGTTGGAAACGAGAGGGTTTCCGGCCATGGTGGGGGCAGCAGATGCCATGTTAAAGTCCGCCGATGTTCAATTAGCTTCCTATGAAATTATTGGGGACGGGTTATGTACAGCGATTATTCGAGGTTCGGTGGCTAATGTGGCTGTGGCGATTGAAGCGGGAATGCACGAAGCGGAGAGAATTGGGGAACTACACGCGATGATGGTCATTCCTCGGTTATTGGAAGATCTTGAACACACTTTACCTGTGGCTAGTTGTTGGGTTGACCAAGGGGACGCATTACCGATGTTAATGCCTACTACGGTGAAACAACGGGAATTAATTGCTTTACCAGAGTTGGAAAAAAGACCTTTGGTCATGAAGAAACCTGCCGAAATTGTCGAGCCTGTGGAAGTGGAAACCCAGGAAACATACGAGGATTTTTGAACCTGCTATGATAGCTAAGATCAAAATATTACAGATTAGCTTCCTAAGTTGTCCTACTATCATCAATATTCCGAAGCGTTTTCTCCCAAATACTTAAGTGAGTTACAAGGGCAAATTTTAGCCTCTCCTTATTTTACGGTTAATAATCTCAATCGTGATTTTGTGGGAACAAAGGGGTTTTCTCTTGCCTTTCAGCGATCGCATTTAAGCAATGTTATACAACGCTTTCCTTACTTCAAACTTTATCTAAACCGAGCCATACAAGAGGAGTGTAATGCGTTTTACCTCAACCCTTTATTACTAGAACAGGGTTCTCGCGTTGATCCTCATATTGATCGTTCTTTGCGTTCCTACTGTGACAAGATTTTGCCACCTCTTGTGGTTAGTGTTCTTTATATTCAGGTTCCCCTCAATTTAGAAGGGGGAGAATTGATATTGCGCTCGAAAAAACGCCAGTTAGGACAAATCTCGCCCCAAGTTAATACTTTATTATTTTTTCAGGGAGATTTAATTCATTCAGTTAATCCGGTTAAAACCCCTGGTATTCGTTTAAGTTTGGTTTGTGAACAATACAATCTTGATGAGTCACAATTAAGAGAAATTCCCGAAATTAAATTAGAATCAAGGGCAGTTAAACAGAAGCAAAAAGTAAAAAGTAAAAAGTAAAAAGTAAAAAGTAGATGCTGATATCCGAAAGGATTCACCTATCAATCCCCAAGCCCGCGAAGGCGGACTTTTTTTGTATAGCCCCAGGCTTTAGACTGCGGGAATAGGAAAGAATGAAATGCCCCTATAGAGAAATCATCAAACAAAACGAATATTATCTTCTGTTTCAGTCAAATGGGATGTATCTCCTTGTAATTCTATTTGCCAATTATTCCCTTCTTTTACGATTTTAACCAAACAACATAAAGAAGCTTTAAATGGTGGATTATCAGGCATTAATCCCTGAGTAATTCCTATCACTGATGCACCATGACCAACTAATAAAATATCCTCGGAATAATCAGTTACTAATTTCCCGACAATTTTAGCCATTCTCATCATCATTTTTGCTTCATTTTCAGGATATTCAGGAACAAGATAAGAGGCATAATTCCAGTCAATCCGAGGATAGTCTTTTTCTAATAATTCTCTGGGATGAATTTCTGGATTTTCACTCATCCACTCAGGATTATGCCATTCCCCTAACCCTGCTTCTAGTTTAATGGGTAAATCAAGCATTTCTGCCACTTGATTTGCGGTTTGAATAGTGCGTAAAAAAGGAGAGGCGAAAATATGGGCTATCTTCTCTGATTGTAGTCTTTTTCCTAATTGTTGGGCTTGAATTACCCCATCTTCTGATAAGGGGGGATCGTAACGTCTAACGGCAGTATTAAACCACTCAGGATTGACAAAATCAAGACGGTTTCCATGTCTTGCGATCCAAACAGTTTGTTGAAATGACATTGAACTATATAATTAGTAAAGGTGTTAGGAAAAATTATGTAACGAAAAAGAAACATTTCATGATTTACTAATTTTTGGTCAAAACAGGCCTGAGATTGTCATTTTTGATAATAGCACAAGGGGGTCAAATGGCGCAAACTCATTTGCTTATTGCTAATACTTCTCAGGAAGTTTTCCCCATCAAGGACTTAATTCAATAGATTAAAAATTTAAAACAGTTTCTAAGATTTAATTTAAAAAAATTATATTATCAGATTTTCTAGGGATGAAGGGGATCTAAAAATCCTGTGACCAAGTTGAGGTAAACTCAAAATGATAGTCATGTTTGTAATTATAACTTTTATGAATCAGACAACAACTTATTCCGCCAATCATCAACAGTTATCTCAACTGATGCAGTCAGCTAATATCACCAATTTTGATCAATTGAGTGAGGTTTCTGGGGTATCTCAATGGCAGTTAAATCGACTATTGGTGGGGTTAATGCCCAAACTACCTATTGAAACTCTATTAAAGTTATCTAAAACCTTACAAGTTACCTTAGAACAGTTGTTGACTTCTTTTAAAATCGATGACTCCTTAGCAGAAGATTGGCAAATAGGCAATCAATTAACCTCATCCTTTAGCCCCTCAAGTGCCGAGCATTTACAACAAGAATATCAACATCTACAACAACAACTAGAGCAACAAAAAGAAACCTTAGAACAAGAGTTTCAAAAATCAAGTTTAGCTGTCTTAGAATCTTGGTTACTTCAATGGCCAACGGCGGCAATTGTTTCTCAAAAAAATCCCCAACTTTCTGCGGTTAAATTATTACCGTTAGTTAAACCTATTTTTGAGTTACTGAAACAATGGGGACTAGAAATGAACGCCACCGTTGGGGAAACTATTCCCTACGATCCGCAATTTCATCAACTCTTAGAAGGAGGAGGAACCGCAGAACCAGGGGAGCTTGTTGTCGTTCGTTACGTGGGTTATCGCCAAGGAGACAAACTGCTACACCGAGCAAAAGTTAGTCCTGTCAAAAAAGATGAAGAATAGCGACTCAAACCCTCATTTTCGTTACAAAGATTCATAGAATGCTCAATTTTTTTCTGGGTTTGAGGCGTTTTTTGTCAGAATTAAATGACATTTAGAAGAAAAGGCTCGTTTTAGTTACATTTGATACTTACAGCAAGGACGACCTCTTTCTATGCTTAATGGCTAAGGTGTCTGATGAGTTTGTCTCTATCGGGCTTTTGCCTGAGTTGAATTGGGAATTAATGACCTATGGCCCATCATGGAATTTTCATGCTTTTAGAAAAATATCCCCATTTACGGCCAATTATTGAACAAGGTCGCTTTTTACTGGGATATACTGATGGCCGTGCTGATGCAAAACAAGTCCCTGTGTTTTTGCTGCGTTCTCCCTGGACTCAATTTTGTATTTGGGCCACCGCTAGTGATTTGCTGATTCCTGCGGGTGGGGTGTTAGTGCTGACAGATGATCCACAATGGAGTCTGGAGAGTCACTGGAAAGCCTATAGTTTAGTCACCCCTCGTCCTCACTCTCCCCTCGGCAAAAATGCTACTCAACGGCGTTATCGTGGTCGTCAGCGAAGGGAAAATACAGTTTCTCCTCTGACAACCTTAGCTGCTGAAATTGCCACAGAAGCTGTGCAAAAATCTTCATCCCGTACGCGGGAAATGACTTCCTTACACTGATTAACAAATTCTGGGTAATTGTTCCCCACTTAACATATCAACGATACGGTTTGCCCCAATTCTACTCTCTAAGGTGACTAAGCCTGTTTTGCTTTTTTCTGGGGCAACTTGACCAATAATACAAGCATCTTGAGCAAAAGATTGCATAATTTCTAAAGCTGTATCGACGGAATTTGGGGGAATAAACGCCACAAATCGGCCTTCATTGGCCACATAAAGGGGGTCAAATCCTAAAATTTCACAAGCCCCCTGCACGTCTTCTCGCACCGGAATCGCCGTTTCTTTAATGTTAATCCTTACACCTGCACTAACGGCGATTTCATTTAAGGCACTGGCTAACCCTCCTCGCGTCAAATCTCTTAAACAGTGAATGTCAACCCCTTGATTGATCATTGCTAGGATAATCTGATGTAGGGGGGCGCAGTCACTTTCAATGGTGGTTTCAAATTCTAATCCTTCTCTCACTGCCATGATAGCAATTCCATGACGACCGAGATCTCCACTGAGTAAAATAACATCTCCTGGTTGCACACTTTGGGGGGCAATTGTTTGATTATGTTCAATAATTCCCACTCCTGCGGTATTAATAAATATGCCGTCTCCTTTACCCCGATCAACGACTTTTGTATCTCCTGTAATAATCTTAATGTTAGCAGTTTGAGCCGCTTTTTGTAAGGATTGAACTACCCGCCATAGGCTTTCCATTTGTAGTCCTTCTTCCAGGATCAATCCTACACTTAAATATAGGGGACGGGCCCCACTCATGGCTAAATCATTGACGGTTCCATTAATAGCTAAACTGCCAATATCTCCCCCAGGAAAAAAGAGGGGATGAATCACATAAGAATCAGTTGTAAAGGCGATTTTATCCCCAGGAAGGGTGATTACAGCAGAGTCATGGGGGGGGGAATCATTAGAGGTTTTAAAGGCAGGAAAAAACATCTTTTCTAGTAACTGCTGCATGAGCTT contains these protein-coding regions:
- the hypE gene encoding hydrogenase expression/formation protein HypE, yielding MTNFNLSCPIPLDQYPQVLLAHGGGGKLMQQLLEKMFFPAFKTSNDSPPHDSAVITLPGDKIAFTTDSYVIHPLFFPGGDIGSLAINGTVNDLAMSGARPLYLSVGLILEEGLQMESLWRVVQSLQKAAQTANIKIITGDTKVVDRGKGDGIFINTAGVGIIEHNQTIAPQSVQPGDVILLSGDLGRHGIAIMAVREGLEFETTIESDCAPLHQIILAMINQGVDIHCLRDLTRGGLASALNEIAVSAGVRINIKETAIPVREDVQGACEILGFDPLYVANEGRFVAFIPPNSVDTALEIMQSFAQDACIIGQVAPEKSKTGLVTLESRIGANRIVDMLSGEQLPRIC
- a CDS encoding histidine phosphatase family protein; the encoded protein is MSFQQTVWIARHGNRLDFVNPEWFNTAVRRYDPPLSEDGVIQAQQLGKRLQSEKIAHIFASPFLRTIQTANQVAEMLDLPIKLEAGLGEWHNPEWMSENPEIHPRELLEKDYPRIDWNYASYLVPEYPENEAKMMMRMAKIVGKLVTDYSEDILLVGHGASVIGITQGLMPDNPPFKASLCCLVKIVKEGNNWQIELQGDTSHLTETEDNIRFV
- a CDS encoding helix-turn-helix domain-containing protein — its product is MNQTTTYSANHQQLSQLMQSANITNFDQLSEVSGVSQWQLNRLLVGLMPKLPIETLLKLSKTLQVTLEQLLTSFKIDDSLAEDWQIGNQLTSSFSPSSAEHLQQEYQHLQQQLEQQKETLEQEFQKSSLAVLESWLLQWPTAAIVSQKNPQLSAVKLLPLVKPIFELLKQWGLEMNATVGETIPYDPQFHQLLEGGGTAEPGELVVVRYVGYRQGDKLLHRAKVSPVKKDEE
- a CDS encoding 2OG-Fe(II) oxygenase, giving the protein MSYYHQYSEAFSPKYLSELQGQILASPYFTVNNLNRDFVGTKGFSLAFQRSHLSNVIQRFPYFKLYLNRAIQEECNAFYLNPLLLEQGSRVDPHIDRSLRSYCDKILPPLVVSVLYIQVPLNLEGGELILRSKKRQLGQISPQVNTLLFFQGDLIHSVNPVKTPGIRLSLVCEQYNLDESQLREIPEIKLESRAVKQKQKVKSKK
- a CDS encoding carbon dioxide-concentrating mechanism protein, whose protein sequence is MTKLAASNPRQAPRQRMKSSHLPSDSALGLVSTKSFPAIVGTADMMLKSADVTLVGYEKIGSGYCTAVIRGKVANVRLAVEEGAKTAEKFGQLLSKLVIPRPMPNLEAIFPIGSHLVEIAQQQQGYSRLSNRSIGLLETRGFPAMVGAADAMLKSADVQLASYEIIGDGLCTAIIRGSVANVAVAIEAGMHEAERIGELHAMMVIPRLLEDLEHTLPVASCWVDQGDALPMLMPTTVKQRELIALPELEKRPLVMKKPAEIVEPVEVETQETYEDF